Proteins from one Escherichia coli genomic window:
- the malK gene encoding maltose/maltodextrin ABC transporter ATP-binding protein MalK, which produces MASVQLQNVTKAWGEVVVSKDINLDIHEGEFVVFVGPSGCGKSTLLRMIAGLETITSGDLFIGEKRMNDTPPAERGVGMVFQSYALYPHLSVAENMSFGLKLAGAKKEVINQRVNQVAEVLQLAHLLDRKPKALSGGQRQRVAIGRTLVAEPSVFLLDEPLSNLDAALRVQMRIEISRLHKRLGRTMIYVTHDQVEAMTLADKIVVLDAGRVAQVGKPLELYHYPADRFVAGFIGSPKMNFLPVKVTATAIDQVQVELPMPNRQQVWLPVESRDVQVGANMSLGIRPEHLLPSDIADVILEGEVQVVEQLGNETQIHIQIPSIRQNLVYRQNDVVLVEEGATFAIGLPPERCHLFREDGTACRRLHKEPGV; this is translated from the coding sequence ATGGCGAGCGTACAGCTGCAAAATGTAACGAAAGCCTGGGGCGAGGTCGTGGTATCGAAAGATATCAATCTCGACATCCATGAAGGTGAATTCGTGGTGTTTGTCGGGCCGTCTGGCTGCGGAAAATCGACTTTACTGCGCATGATTGCCGGGCTTGAGACGATCACCAGCGGCGACCTGTTCATCGGTGAGAAACGGATGAATGACACACCGCCAGCAGAACGCGGCGTTGGTATGGTGTTCCAGTCTTACGCGCTCTATCCCCACCTGTCAGTAGCAGAAAACATGTCATTTGGCCTGAAACTGGCAGGCGCAAAAAAAGAGGTGATTAACCAACGCGTCAACCAGGTGGCGGAAGTGCTGCAACTGGCGCATTTGCTGGATCGCAAACCGAAAGCGCTCTCTGGTGGTCAGCGTCAGCGTGTGGCGATTGGCCGTACGCTGGTGGCCGAGCCAAGCGTATTTTTGCTCGATGAACCGCTCTCCAACCTTGATGCCGCACTGCGTGTGCAAATGCGTATCGAAATCTCCCGCCTGCATAAACGCCTGGGCCGCACGATGATTTACGTCACCCACGATCAGGTCGAAGCGATGACGCTGGCCGACAAAATCGTGGTGCTGGACGCCGGTCGCGTGGCGCAGGTTGGGAAACCGCTGGAGCTGTACCACTATCCGGCAGACCGCTTTGTCGCCGGATTCATCGGTTCGCCAAAGATGAACTTCCTGCCGGTAAAAGTGACCGCCACCGCAATCGATCAAGTGCAGGTGGAACTGCCGATGCCGAATCGTCAGCAAGTCTGGCTGCCGGTTGAAAGCCGTGATGTCCAGGTTGGAGCCAATATGTCGCTGGGTATTCGCCCGGAACATCTACTGCCGAGTGATATCGCTGACGTCATCCTTGAGGGTGAAGTTCAGGTCGTCGAGCAGCTCGGCAACGAAACTCAAATCCATATCCAGATCCCTTCCATTCGTCAAAACCTGGTGTACCGCCAGAACGACGTGGTGTTGGTAGAAGAAGGTGCCACATTCGCTATCGGTCTGCCGCCAGAGCGTTGCCATCTGTTCCGTGAGGATGGCACTGCATGTCGTCGACTGCATAAGGAGCCGGGCGTTTAA
- the plsB gene encoding glycerol-3-phosphate 1-O-acyltransferase PlsB — protein sequence MSGWPRIYYKLLNLPLSILVKSKSIPADPAPELGLDTSRPIMYVLPYNSKADLLTLRAQCLAHDLPDPLEPLEIDGTLLPRYVFIHGGPRVFTYYTPKEESIKLFHDYLDLHRSNPNLDVQMVPVSVMFGRAPGREKGEVNPPLRMLNGVQKFFAVLWLGRDSFVRFSPSVSLRRMADEHGTDKTIAQKLARVARMHFARQRLAAVGPRLPARQDLFNKLLASRAIAKAVEDEARSKKISHEKAQQNAIALMEEIAANFSYEMIRLTDRILGFTWNRLYQGINVHNAERVRQLAHDGHELVYVPCHRSHMDYLLLSYVLYHQGLVPPHIAAGINLNFWPAGPIFRRLGAFFIRRTFKGNKLYSTVFREYLGELFSRGYSVEYFVEGGRSRTGRLLDPKTGTLSMTIQAMLRGGTRPITLIPIYIGYEHVMEVGTYAKELRGATKEKESLPQMLRGLSKLRNLGQGYVNFGEPMPLMTYLNQHVPDWRESIDPIEAVRPAWLTPTVNNIAADLMVRINNAGAANAMNLCCTALLASRQRSLTREQLTEQLNCYLDLMRNVPYSTDSTVPSASASELIDHALQMNKFEVEKDTIGDIIILPREQAVLMTYYRNNIAHMLVLPSLMAAIVTQHRHISRDVLMEHVNVLYPMLKAELFLRWDRDELPGVIDALANEMQRQGLITLQDDELHINPAHSRTLQLLAAGARETLQRYAITFWLLSANPSINRGTLEKESRTVAQRLSVLHGINAPEFFDKAVFSSLVLTLRDEGYISDSGDAEPAETMKVYQLLAELITSDVRLTIESATQGEG from the coding sequence ATGTCCGGCTGGCCACGAATTTACTACAAATTACTGAATTTACCATTAAGCATCCTGGTAAAAAGCAAGTCTATTCCGGCAGATCCTGCCCCGGAACTGGGACTGGATACCTCTCGTCCAATTATGTACGTTTTACCGTACAACTCGAAAGCAGATTTGCTGACGTTGCGCGCCCAGTGTCTGGCACATGACCTGCCTGACCCCTTAGAGCCGCTGGAGATTGACGGCACGCTACTGCCGCGCTATGTGTTCATTCACGGCGGGCCGCGTGTTTTCACCTATTACACACCGAAAGAAGAGTCCATTAAGCTGTTCCACGACTATCTTGATTTGCATCGTAGCAATCCAAATCTGGATGTGCAGATGGTGCCAGTATCGGTGATGTTCGGTCGCGCGCCTGGGCGGGAAAAAGGTGAAGTGAACCCACCGCTGCGTATGCTTAACGGCGTACAGAAATTTTTCGCCGTACTGTGGCTCGGTCGCGACAGTTTTGTGCGTTTCTCGCCGTCAGTTTCTCTGCGCCGCATGGCCGATGAACACGGCACGGATAAAACTATCGCCCAGAAACTAGCGCGCGTGGCACGTATGCACTTTGCTCGTCAGCGTCTGGCTGCCGTTGGTCCACGTCTTCCTGCCCGTCAGGATCTGTTTAATAAGCTGCTCGCCTCCCGCGCCATTGCCAAAGCGGTAGAAGATGAAGCGCGCAGCAAAAAAATCTCCCATGAAAAAGCGCAGCAGAACGCCATTGCACTGATGGAAGAGATTGCGGCGAATTTCTCTTACGAGATGATTCGCCTGACTGACCGTATTCTGGGCTTCACCTGGAACCGACTTTATCAGGGCATTAACGTCCATAACGCTGAGCGCGTTCGCCAGCTGGCTCATGACGGTCATGAGCTGGTATATGTGCCTTGCCACCGCAGTCACATGGACTACCTGCTGCTTTCTTACGTGCTCTATCACCAGGGGCTGGTGCCACCGCATATCGCCGCCGGGATCAACCTGAACTTCTGGCCTGCCGGGCCGATTTTCCGCCGTCTGGGTGCGTTCTTCATTCGCCGTACGTTTAAAGGCAATAAACTCTACTCCACCGTTTTCCGTGAGTATCTCGGCGAACTGTTCAGCCGTGGTTATTCCGTCGAGTACTTTGTGGAAGGCGGTCGTTCCCGTACGGGGCGTTTGCTGGATCCGAAAACCGGTACGCTGTCGATGACCATTCAGGCGATGCTGCGTGGCGGCACGCGTCCGATTACGCTGATTCCGATCTACATCGGTTATGAGCACGTCATGGAAGTGGGTACTTACGCCAAAGAACTGCGCGGTGCAACGAAAGAGAAAGAGAGCCTGCCGCAGATGCTGCGCGGTTTAAGCAAGCTGCGTAATCTCGGTCAGGGTTACGTCAACTTCGGTGAACCAATGCCGTTGATGACCTACCTTAACCAGCACGTACCAGACTGGCGTGAATCTATCGATCCCATCGAAGCGGTGCGTCCGGCCTGGCTAACGCCGACGGTCAATAATATTGCTGCCGATCTGATGGTACGCATTAACAACGCAGGTGCGGCTAACGCCATGAACCTGTGCTGCACTGCACTTCTGGCGTCACGTCAGCGCTCACTCACTCGCGAGCAGTTAACCGAGCAACTCAACTGCTACCTGGATCTGATGCGCAATGTACCTTACTCCACGGACTCTACCGTTCCTTCAGCCAGCGCCAGCGAGCTTATCGATCACGCGCTGCAAATGAACAAGTTTGAAGTCGAGAAAGACACTATCGGCGACATCATCATTCTGCCGCGCGAACAAGCAGTGTTGATGACCTACTATCGCAATAACATTGCGCATATGTTGGTGCTGCCTTCGTTGATGGCGGCAATTGTCACCCAGCATCGCCACATCTCCCGTGACGTATTGATGGAGCACGTCAATGTGCTTTACCCCATGCTGAAAGCGGAGCTGTTCCTGCGTTGGGATCGCGACGAGTTGCCGGGCGTTATTGATGCGCTGGCAAATGAGATGCAGCGCCAGGGACTGATTACCCTGCAAGATGATGAGTTGCATATCAACCCGGCGCATTCTCGCACGCTACAGCTGCTGGCCGCAGGCGCGCGCGAAACGCTGCAACGTTATGCCATCACCTTCTGGCTGTTGAGCGCCAACCCGTCGATCAACCGCGGTACGCTGGAAAAAGAGAGCCGCACCGTCGCGCAACGTCTCTCCGTGCTGCACGGTATCAACGCGCCGGAGTTCTTCGACAAGGCGGTGTTCAGTTCTCTGGTGCTGACACTGCGTGATGAAGGATATATCAGCGATAGCGGCGACGCCGAACCTGCAGAAACGATGAAGGTGTATCAGTTGTTGGCGGAGTTGATTACATCAGACGTGCGTTTGACGATTGAGAGTGCGACGCAGGGCGAAGGGTAA
- the ubiC gene encoding chorismate lyase, which translates to MSHPALTQLRALRYFTEIPSLDPQLLDWLLLEDSMTKRFEQQGKTVSVTMIREGFVGQNEIHEELPLLPKESRYWLREILLCADGEPWLAGRTVVPESTLSGPELALQKLGKTPLGRYLFTSSTLTRDFIEIGRDAGLWGRRSRLRLSGKPLLLTELFLPASPLY; encoded by the coding sequence ATGTCACACCCCGCGTTAACGCAACTGCGTGCGCTGCGCTATTTTACAGAGATCCCTTCCCTGGATCCGCAACTGCTCGACTGGTTGTTGCTGGAAGATTCCATGACGAAACGTTTTGAGCAGCAGGGAAAAACAGTGAGCGTGACGATGATCCGCGAAGGGTTTGTCGGGCAGAATGAAATCCACGAAGAACTGCCATTGTTGCCGAAAGAGTCCCGTTACTGGTTACGTGAAATTTTGTTATGTGCCGATGGTGAACCGTGGCTTGCCGGTCGTACCGTCGTTCCTGAGTCAACGTTAAGCGGGCCGGAGCTGGCGTTACAAAAATTGGGTAAAACGCCGTTAGGACGCTATCTGTTCACATCATCGACATTAACCCGGGACTTTATTGAGATAGGCCGTGATGCCGGACTGTGGGGGCGACGTTCCCGCCTGCGATTAAGCGGTAAACCGCTGTTGCTAACCGAACTGTTTTTACCGGCGTCACCGTTGTACTAA
- the lamB gene encoding maltoporin LamB, producing MMITLRKLPLAVAVAAGVMSAQAMAVDFHGYARSGIGWTGSGGEQQCFQTTGAQSKYRLGNECETYAELKLGQEVWKEGDKSFYFDTNVAYSVAQQNDWEATDPAFREANVQGKNLIEWLPGSTIWAGKRFYQRHDVHMIDFYYWDISGPGAGLENIDVGFGKLSLAATRSSEAGGSSSFASNNIYDYTNETANDVFDVRLAQMEINPGGTLELGVDYGRANLRDNYRLVDGASKDGWLFTAEHTQSVLKGFNKFVVQYATDSMTSQGKGLSQGSGVAFDNEKFAYNINNNGHMLRILDHGAISMGDNWDMMYVGMYQDINWDNDNGTKWWTVGIRPMYKWTPIMSTVMEIGYDNVESQRTGDKNNQYKITLAQQWQAGDSIWSRPAIRVFATYAKWDEKWGYDYNGSSSTNPYYGKAVPADFNGGSFGRGDSDEWTFGAQMEIWW from the coding sequence ATGATGATTACTCTGCGCAAACTTCCTCTGGCGGTTGCCGTCGCAGCGGGCGTAATGTCTGCTCAGGCAATGGCTGTTGATTTCCACGGCTATGCACGTTCCGGTATTGGCTGGACAGGTAGCGGCGGCGAACAACAGTGTTTCCAGACTACCGGTGCTCAAAGTAAATACCGTCTTGGCAACGAATGTGAAACTTATGCTGAATTAAAATTGGGTCAGGAAGTGTGGAAAGAGGGCGATAAGAGCTTTTATTTCGACACTAACGTGGCCTATTCCGTCGCACAACAAAATGACTGGGAAGCTACCGATCCAGCCTTCCGTGAAGCAAACGTGCAGGGTAAAAACCTGATTGAATGGCTGCCAGGCTCCACCATCTGGGCAGGTAAGCGTTTCTACCAACGTCATGACGTTCATATGATCGACTTCTACTACTGGGATATTTCTGGTCCTGGTGCCGGTCTGGAAAACATCGATGTTGGCTTTGGTAAACTCTCTCTGGCAGCAACCCGCTCCTCTGAAGCTGGTGGTTCTTCCTCTTTCGCCAGCAATAATATTTATGACTATACCAACGAAACCGCGAACGACGTTTTCGACGTACGTTTAGCGCAGATGGAAATCAACCCGGGCGGCACGTTAGAGCTGGGCGTCGACTACGGTCGTGCCAACCTGCGTGATAACTATCGTCTGGTTGATGGTGCATCGAAAGATGGCTGGTTATTCACTGCAGAACATACTCAGAGTGTCCTGAAGGGCTTTAACAAGTTTGTTGTTCAGTACGCTACTGACTCGATGACCTCACAGGGTAAAGGTCTGTCGCAGGGTTCTGGCGTTGCGTTTGATAACGAAAAATTTGCCTACAATATCAATAACAACGGTCACATGCTTCGTATCCTCGACCATGGTGCGATCTCCATGGGCGACAACTGGGACATGATGTACGTGGGTATGTACCAGGATATCAACTGGGATAACGACAACGGCACCAAATGGTGGACCGTTGGTATTCGCCCGATGTACAAGTGGACGCCAATCATGAGCACCGTGATGGAAATCGGCTACGACAACGTCGAATCCCAGCGCACTGGTGACAAGAACAATCAGTACAAAATTACCCTCGCGCAACAATGGCAGGCTGGCGACAGCATCTGGTCACGCCCGGCTATTCGTGTCTTCGCAACCTACGCCAAGTGGGATGAGAAATGGGGTTATGACTACAACGGTAGCTCTTCAACCAACCCATACTACGGCAAAGCTGTTCCAGCTGATTTCAACGGCGGCAGCTTCGGACGTGGCGACAGCGACGAGTGGACCTTCGGTGCTCAGATGGAAATCTGGTGGTAA
- a CDS encoding SopA family protein, translating into MIGHITNSGGNNSLMKHDVVQGNNKLDLDLLRNFNGVPGLNRENFIYISNIFLNIKQRNEKNHSINMFREVSISNDIISVKFYRNEKIECACDFLMDKDAQGYIDLSDLDLTSCHFKGDVISEVSFLSSNLQHATFECKEIENCNFTKATVNNVIFKCRRLHNVIFLKTSGECVDFSQNILDTVDFSQSQLGHSNFRECQIKNSNFDNCYLYASHFTRAEFLSTKEISFIKSNLTAVMFDHVRMSTGNFKDCITEKLALTIDYSDIFGNEDLDGYINGIIQMINTLPDNAVKLKSVLAVKLVIQLKILNIVNKNFIENMKNTFSHYPYVSNPIIRSYLYHDEDDKFDIFMRQHRFSKVKFDVTQMNTFINRFRVNKWLIDQNNNFFIQLIDQALRSSDEIIRENAWYLYKEWIRSDNISPVFKEVDDYLRTFNAKQLTQNDNIFILFSSVDDGPVMVVSSQRLHDMLNPTKDTHWNSPYIFKSRHEMLPVNITPETLFGSTSHDEHALFPIFTASWRAIHKKNKGV; encoded by the coding sequence ATGATAGGTCATATCACAAATTCTGGCGGCAATAACTCTTTGATGAAACATGATGTGGTGCAAGGAAATAATAAATTAGATCTTGATTTACTACGTAATTTCAATGGGGTACCAGGGTTAAATCGAGAAAATTTTATTTATATCAGCAATATATTTTTAAATATAAAACAACGGAACGAAAAAAATCATTCAATAAATATGTTTCGTGAAGTCTCAATCAGTAATGATATTATAAGCGTAAAATTTTATAGAAATGAAAAAATAGAATGTGCTTGTGATTTTCTGATGGATAAAGATGCGCAGGGGTATATCGACCTGTCTGATTTGGATTTAACAAGTTGCCATTTTAAAGGTGACGTTATTTCGGAGGTATCTTTTTTATCGTCAAATCTACAACATGCAACTTTCGAATGTAAAGAAATTGAGAATTGCAATTTTACTAAGGCAACAGTTAATAATGTCATATTTAAATGTCGACGTTTACACAATGTGATTTTTCTCAAAACGAGTGGCGAATGTGTTGATTTTAGCCAAAATATTCTTGATACAGTTGACTTCTCGCAGAGTCAACTTGGTCATAGTAATTTTCGCGAATGTCAGATTAAAAATTCAAACTTCGATAATTGTTATCTTTATGCTTCGCACTTCACCAGAGCAGAATTTCTTTCTACCAAAGAAATATCATTTATTAAATCGAATCTGACAGCTGTTATGTTTGATCATGTGCGAATGTCGACAGGGAATTTTAAAGACTGCATTACAGAGAAATTGGCATTAACGATTGATTACTCAGATATATTTGGTAATGAAGATCTTGATGGTTATATCAATGGCATTATCCAAATGATTAATACGTTGCCTGATAATGCAGTGAAATTAAAATCCGTTCTGGCAGTCAAACTGGTGATACAATTAAAAATTCTTAATATTGTTAATAAAAACTTTATTGAGAATATGAAAAACACATTTAGTCATTATCCTTATGTGAGCAATCCAATTATACGTAGCTATTTATATCATGATGAAGATGATAAGTTCGATATCTTTATGCGTCAACATCGTTTTAGTAAGGTGAAATTTGATGTCACACAGATGAATACTTTCATTAATAGATTTCGTGTGAATAAATGGTTGATTGATCAAAATAATAATTTTTTTATCCAACTTATCGATCAGGCTCTACGATCATCGGATGAGATTATCAGAGAAAATGCCTGGTATCTTTATAAAGAGTGGATACGCAGTGATAATATATCACCTGTATTTAAAGAAGTTGACGATTATTTAAGAACATTTAACGCCAAGCAATTAACACAAAACGACAATATCTTTATCCTGTTCTCCTCTGTCGATGATGGGCCAGTTATGGTGGTAAGCTCCCAGCGCTTACATGATATGTTGAATCCTACAAAAGATACCCATTGGAATTCCCCCTATATCTTTAAATCCAGACATGAAATGCTGCCTGTTAATATTACTCCGGAAACACTTTTCGGCTCCACATCTCATGATGAACATGCGCTTTTCCCAATTTTTACTGCAAGTTGGCGAGCTATCCATAAAAAGAATAAAGGTGTGTAA
- the dgkA gene encoding diacylglycerol kinase produces the protein MANNTTGLTRIIKAAGYSWKGLRAAWINEAAFRQEGVAVLLAVVIACWLDVDAITRVLLISSVMLVMIVEILNSAIEAVVDRIGSEYHELSGRAKDMGSAAVLIAIIVAVITWCILLWSHFG, from the coding sequence ATGGCCAATAATACCACTGGACTCACTCGAATTATCAAAGCTGCTGGCTATTCCTGGAAGGGGTTACGCGCGGCATGGATCAACGAAGCGGCATTCCGTCAGGAAGGCGTAGCGGTATTGTTGGCGGTGGTCATCGCCTGCTGGCTGGATGTGGACGCGATTACTCGCGTGCTGCTTATCAGCTCCGTCATGCTGGTGATGATTGTGGAAATTCTCAATAGTGCCATTGAAGCCGTGGTTGACCGAATTGGCTCTGAATACCATGAGCTTTCCGGACGCGCTAAAGATATGGGGTCCGCTGCGGTACTGATCGCGATTATCGTCGCCGTGATTACCTGGTGCATCCTGTTATGGTCGCATTTTGGATAA
- the ubiA gene encoding 4-hydroxybenzoate octaprenyltransferase codes for MEWSLTQNKLLAFHRLMRTDKPIGALLLLWPTLWALWVATPGVPQLWILAVFVAGVWLMRAAGCVVNDYADRKFDGHVKRTANRPLPSGAVTEKEARALFVVLVLISFLLVLTLNTMTILLSIAALALAWVYPFMKRYTHLPQVVLGAAFGWSIPMAFAAVSESVPLSCWLMFLANILWAVAYDTQYAMVDRDDDVKIGIKSTAILFGQYDKLIIGILQIGVLALMAIIGELNGLGWGYYWSILVAGALFVYQQKLIANREREACFKAFMNNNYVGLVLFLGLAMSYWHF; via the coding sequence ATGGAGTGGAGTCTGACGCAGAATAAGCTGCTGGCGTTTCATCGCTTAATGCGTACGGATAAGCCAATTGGCGCGTTACTGCTGCTCTGGCCAACATTATGGGCGTTGTGGGTGGCGACACCGGGCGTTCCCCAGCTCTGGATCCTGGCGGTGTTTGTCGCGGGTGTCTGGCTGATGCGCGCTGCTGGTTGTGTGGTGAATGATTATGCTGACCGCAAGTTTGATGGTCATGTTAAGCGTACGGCGAACCGACCACTTCCCAGCGGCGCGGTAACGGAGAAAGAGGCGCGTGCGCTGTTTGTCGTGCTGGTACTGATTTCGTTTTTACTGGTGCTGACGCTGAATACGATGACCATTCTGTTGTCGATTGCCGCGCTGGCGCTGGCGTGGGTGTACCCGTTTATGAAGCGGTATACCCATCTACCGCAAGTGGTGCTGGGGGCGGCGTTTGGCTGGTCGATTCCAATGGCTTTTGCCGCTGTGAGTGAGTCGGTGCCGTTGAGTTGCTGGTTAATGTTCCTCGCCAATATTCTCTGGGCGGTGGCTTACGACACGCAGTATGCGATGGTTGACCGCGATGATGATGTGAAGATTGGCATTAAATCCACCGCAATCCTGTTCGGCCAATACGATAAATTGATTATTGGTATTTTGCAGATTGGCGTACTGGCGCTGATGGCGATCATCGGTGAGTTAAATGGCTTAGGCTGGGGATATTACTGGTCAATTCTGGTGGCTGGCGCGCTGTTTGTTTATCAACAAAAACTGATTGCCAACCGTGAGCGAGAAGCCTGCTTTAAGGCATTTATGAATAATAACTATGTTGGTCTGGTACTGTTTTTAGGGCTGGCAATGAGTTACTGGCATTTCTGA
- the malM gene encoding maltose operon protein MalM produces the protein MKMNKSLIALCLSAGLLASAPGISLADVNYVPQNTSDAPAIPSAALQQLTWTPVDQSKTQTTQLATGGQQLNVPGISGPVAAYSVPANIGELTLTLTSEVNKQTSVFAPNVLILDQNMTPSAFFPSSYFTYQEPGVMSADRLEGVMRLTPALGQQKLYVLVFTTEKDLQQTTQLLDPAKAYAKGVGNSIPDIPDPVARHTTDGLLKLKVKTNSSSSVLVGPLFGSSAPAPVTVGNTAAPAVAAPAPAPVKKSEPMLNDTESYFNTAIKNAVAKGDVDKALKLLDEAERLGSTSARSTFISSVKGKG, from the coding sequence ATGAAAATGAATAAAAGTCTCATCGCCCTCTGTTTATCAGCAGGGTTGCTGGCAAGCGCGCCTGGAATCAGCCTTGCCGATGTTAACTACGTACCGCAAAACACCAGCGACGCGCCAGCCATTCCATCTGCCGCGCTGCAACAACTCACCTGGACACCGGTCGATCAATCGAAAACCCAGACCACCCAACTGGCGACCGGCGGCCAACAACTGAACGTCCCCGGCATCAGTGGTCCGGTTGCTGCGTACAGCGTCCCGGCAAACATTGGCGAACTGACACTAACGCTGACCAGCGAAGTGAACAAACAAACCAGCGTATTTGCGCCGAACGTGCTGATTCTTGATCAGAACATGACCCCATCAGCCTTCTTCCCCAGCAGTTATTTCACCTACCAGGAACCAGGCGTGATGAGTGCAGATCGGCTGGAAGGTGTTATGCGCCTGACACCGGCGTTGGGGCAGCAAAAACTTTATGTTCTGGTCTTTACCACAGAAAAAGATCTCCAGCAGACGACCCAACTGCTCGACCCGGCTAAAGCCTATGCCAAAGGCGTCGGTAACTCGATCCCGGATATTCCTGACCCGGTTGCTCGTCATACCACCGATGGCTTACTGAAACTGAAAGTCAAAACGAACTCCAGTTCCAGCGTGTTGGTGGGGCCGCTATTTGGTTCTTCCGCTCCAGCTCCGGTTACGGTAGGCAACACGGCGGCACCAGCTGTGGCTGCACCCGCTCCGGCACCAGTGAAGAAAAGCGAGCCGATGCTCAACGACACGGAAAGTTATTTTAATACCGCGATCAAAAACGCTGTCGCGAAAGGTGATGTTGATAAGGCGTTAAAACTGCTTGATGAAGCTGAACGCCTGGGGTCGACATCTGCCCGTTCCACCTTTATCAGCAGTGTAAAAGGCAAGGGGTAA